A stretch of the Carassius carassius chromosome 50, fCarCar2.1, whole genome shotgun sequence genome encodes the following:
- the rassf7a gene encoding ras association domain-containing protein 8: MELKVWVDGVVRVVCGLSEETSCQDVVIALAQAIGQTGRYVLIQRLRDTERQLLANERPLESLAKLGQHSSEVQFFLRRTGPSSNEEQSLHNRTLPHSKPPTSEPKRGLPKKSYTFNLGPSSSPRVKTKDSRTTPSPEQSASPVPYALYLPGPSKEEVLLHVLQQREQLHALESRLLAVDKKCKTWEESSAEESSLQAEMEVLEKTLWRNQQELVDEEFWEEELRIETERERGMKLRLGELHAKLDDCGQKLHKFNNRAMQIEEEIQREMLQADILPTQSDSKDSLGAVEADLQSRQKQGEELEAKLSELEKTLGRAETLLKAKQEEVEDLNKELRQCNLQQFIQQAGALPTQTQPRTDLGEHPEQLDLTQQQHDKHKDSDSPPRPTAKQFLGHPRNLQHPLVSSLNPEVLTSRDSSWR; this comes from the exons ATGGAGCTGAAAGTTTGGGTGGATGGAGTTGTACGAGTGGTTTGCGGCCTGTCAGAGGAGACATCATGCCAGGACGTGGTCATTGCACTCGCCCAAGCCATTG GCCAAACGGGTCGTTACGTTCTCATTCAGAGACTGAGGGACACCGAACGCCAACTTCTGGCCAATGAGCGCCCACTGGAGTCCCTGGCCAAACTGGGCCAACACAGCAGCGAGGTGCAGTTTTTCCTGCGGCGGACTGGACCCAGTAGCAATGAAGAACAGAGTCTGCACAACCGCACCCTCCCTCACTCCAAGCCTCCCACATCAGAACCCAAACGGGGATTGCCAAAGAAATCTTACACCTTCAACTTGGGCCCCTCCAGTTCTCCCCGTGTAAAAACGAAGGACTCTCGTACAACACCCTCTCCTGAACAGAGTGCGTCCCCAGTTCCATACGCGCTGTACCTTCCGGGGCCTTCTAAAGAGGAGGTGCTCCTGCATGTTCTCCAACAGCGGGAGCAGCTACATGCCCTCGAGTCTCGGCTGTTGGCAGTCGACAAGAAATGCAAGACTTGGGAAGAGTCGTCTGCTGAGGAGTCATCCCTGCAGGCAGAGATGGAAGTTTTGGAGAAGACCCTGTGGAGGAACCAGCAGGAGTTGGTGGACGAGGAGTTCTGGGAGGAGGAACTAAGGATAGAGACCGAAAGGGAGCGTGGGATGAAGCTCCGTTTAGGAGAGCTGCATGCTAAACTGGATGATTGCGGGCAAAAGTTGCACAAATTCAACAATCGCGCCATGCAGATTGAGGAGGAAATTCAGAGAGAAATGCTACAGGCGGACATCTTGCCCACCCAGTCCGATTCAAAAGACTCTTTGGGGGCAGTCGAGGCAGATCTTCAAAGTCGACAAAAGCAAGGGGAGGAATTGGAGGCAAAACTTTCAGAGCTTGAGAAGACTTTGGGGAGGGCGGAGACTCTGCTGAAG GCTAAGCAGGAGGAAGTGGAGGATTTGAATAAGGAGCTGAGACAGTGTAATTTACAACAGTTTATCCAGCAGGCCGGAGCCCTGCCTACTCAAACTCAACCCCGCACAGACCTCGGTGAACACCCAGAACAACTGGACCTGACTCAACAACAGCACGACAAACACAAAGACAGTG ATTCGCCCCCACGTCCCACTGCCAAGCAGTTCCTGGGTCACCCGCGCAACCTGCAGCACCCCCTGGTATCCAGCCTGAACCCTgagg TCCTGACATCCAGAGATTCGTCTTGGCGGTAA